The region CTTAGAATATATCTAGATGTCTTCGATGAACACGACCATAAATTGATCTAGATaaggatggaaaatcctattcatatattCCATGAACACACCTGGCGCATTAGACACTCCAAATGGCATTACTCTATactcataatgaccataccttgtcctgaaTGTAGTCTTTGAAATATCATCTGgtttcacacggatctgatgataatCTGACCTCAAATATATCTTGCTGAACACATAAGCACCCACCAATtgatccatcagatcatcaatTCTCAGAAGAGGATACCTATTTTTTATAGTAAATTTATTCAATTGTATGTAGTCAAGACACAACCTCATACTGTCATCCTTTTTCTTAATTAGCAACACTGGCGCACCCAATGGAGAAACACTTGGTcaaacaaacttcttctcaagcaacTCTTCCAACTGTTTCTTCAATCCACCCAACTTTGAAGCTGACATCCTAGACAAAGCCATTGACATAAGATTAGTATCAGGTACCATGTAAATGGAAAACTCAAACTCGCGCTATGGTGGCAAGTCACTAATATCATCTGGAAATACATATGGGAAATTGCACACAACAGGCCGATCAACACTTAAAGCCTTATTGATGACTTGCAATGATGCAAACATTACAAACATTTTAGCCTTATCTTCTAAGAGTTCTTCTACTTGCTTAGTAGATAAAAACATCAGCTCTCCATAATCACCAAACTCTAGGAACCTCACAGTTTTGTTGTAGCAGTTGATATGAACATAGTTGAACTCCAATCAGTTCATTCCAAGAATAACATTGATTTGATGCAAAGATAGACAAACTAAGTCCATCAAAAAATTCTTACCATAAATGGTTAAAGGGAAACTCAACCAGTCGAACGCAGTAGTCATAAAACCATTAGTCGGGGTATCGAAAACCATACTCCCAACCATAGACGATAATTTAAAACCCAACCTCATAGCACATTCAAGtgaaataaacgaatgagtagcaccagtaTCAATAATAACAATTAACTCAACTTTGTTAATGAAACAAGTACCTTTGATCAAGTTATCTGTCTTGGGAACCTCTAAACCACTCAAAGTAAACACTCTACCATTAGTCTAGGCAGCAGTAACAACCGTCTTCTTTGGCTTCTAACATTGCATATTGATATGACCCTGTTCACCATAACGTTAACAAGTCAGACCATCATTCTTGCACTCTGCAATACGGTGACCCGTTTTTCCACAATTGTAACATCTCAGAACCTTATTTTTACATTCATTAGCACGATGTCCCAACTCACAACACTGGAATCACTTAACAGGTTCGGGAGCCCCTCCCCTACTTGTCTTATTCCCATATGAAGCCTTCTGCTTCCCTTTGTCAGCTAGAGTTACATAAAATTTCCCTCAAAATTGTTCCTTCCCTTTCGTCTCACGAAGACTCTTATAGTGAGCAGACCAGTCTCTACTATCCTCATCGTAGATTATACTCTTATTCACCAGTTCAACATATCTATGAATTTGTTGGCATCCAATACCGTGTTTGATCTCTGGTCTCGACCCATTCTCAAACTTGTGACATTTGGAAGTCTCAACATTAACAGGGTTGTAATGGGGACAAAACTTCACCAACGCCTCAAACTTCGCAGCATACTCTGCCATAGTCATGTTcccttgcttcagctcaaggaaaTTTATCTCCTTCTTGCCACGAACGTCCTCGGGGAAATACTTCTCCAAGAATTATTTTCCAAACACATCCCAAGTTATCTCTGTACCAATAGCTTCCAATATCTGAAGCATGTTATCCCACCAATCCTCAGATTCCTCTAACagcatatgagtaccaaactgTACCTTCTGAGCCTTAGTGCAGGCCATTACTCGGAAGATCTTCTCAGTTACTTTGAGCCATGCTTGTGCACCCTCTAGATCATGATACCCTTGAAAGTTGATGGATTGTTCCTATGAAATTTTCCCAAAGTGAGAAACTCATCAGGAGGTCCTCCTGCTCCCCCATTCTGATTGTTGTGCATTTTGAGCCATCACCTAAGCAAGCGATTCCAAAGCTTCAGCAATGGCACGATCGTTTCTCCCAACCATTTTGCACACCATCAAACAACATTAGAAGAAACAATGCATCAATATTATACACACACTCATTGACTAACAGGGAACAAATATCATATAAAAACCTGGCCGAACGGACCGACCTACTCTGATACCACTACTGTAACACCCTTATATACCCCAAaataataatttgatattttaattagaaaatataaccacaagggtgtcacacacatAAAACACATAACAtgctccgtaacacgggttaCCACATAAATAATTTCAAATGCACATATTTATACTTGGGATGCTACACGACATCCAACATATCTGATTTGTACTTGGGATGTTACACGACTTCCAACACATCTATTTGGGTCAAGTACTTGTATAATAAGGCATTCAATACTTGTCCTCGCATGCTCACCCAAAAATTTGCGGTATCATTGAAGTGGAATCACTAATAAACATACAACAATAATATTGTAACTCGAGACATTAAGTCTCATGAATTTCAACTTAATAGTATAATCAAAAGAGTATGGAAATCAATTTAAAACAACTTAAAATCTCCACAACACAAAAAGTTTGTAACCAAGCATAAGAAAGGTAAATCTAATGTTGTGGCAGATGCACTCTCAAGAAGACATGTCTTGCTTTCTACTCTTGAAACAAAAGTTTTTGGTCTTGAGCATATTAAAGATTTGTATAAAAGTGACCTTgaattttcttcaaaatttttAGCTTGTGAGCATACTGCCTTCAATGGGTATTTTAGGCACAATGGCTatttatttaaagaaaaaaaactaTGTGTGCCTAAAGGTTCCATTAGAGAATTACTTGTAAAAGAGGCGCATGAGGGAGGACTAGTGGGTCATTTTGGGGTTTCTAAAACTCTAGAATTCTTAAAAGAACATTTTTATTGGCCTCACATGAAAATTGATGTCCAAAAGCTTTGTGAAAGATGAATTGTGTGTAAAAATGCtaaatcaaaagttatgcctcaTGGTTTGTATACTCCTTTGCCTCTACCTGAATTTCCTTGGATTGACATTTCCATGGACTTTGTTTTGGGGCTGCCTAGAACAAAGAATGGCAAAGATTCTATTTTTGTAGTTGTGGACAGGTTTTCAAAAATGGCACATTTTATTCCATGTAAAAAGGTGGATGATGCGTGTCATGTTGCTGATTTGTTCTTTAAGGAAGTGGTGTGCCTACATGGCTTACCAAGGAGCATTGTCTCTGATCGTGACTCCAAGTTCTTAAGCCATTTTTGGAGGACTTTGTGGGGAAAGGTGGGTACAAAGTTATTATTTTCCACTACTTGTCATCCCCAAACAGATGGAAAAACTGAAGTAGTAAATAGAACTCTTTCTACTCTTCTTAGGGTTATTcttaaaaagaatttaaaaatgtgGGAGGAATGGTTACCTCATGTAGAGTTTGCTTACAATAGGGCTGTCCATAGCACTACACAACATTCACCTTTCGAGATTGTGTATGGTTTTAATCCTTTAACACCTCTTGATTTGTTACCTTTGCCTAACACATCTATTTTGAAGCATAAAGACGGGAAAGCTAAGGCTGAATTTGTGAGAAAATTGCATGAACAAGTAAAATtgcaaattgaaaagaaaaataaaagttaTGCAAAAAGTGCAAACAAAGGGCGAAAGAAAGTTATTTTTGAACCCGAGGATTGGGTTTGGATACATATGAGAAAAGAGGGATTCCCATCACAAAGGAAGTCCAAACTTCATCCTAGGGGAGATGGACCATTTCAAGTACTTTCAAGGATCAATGGCAATGCCTACAAAATAGAACTTCCTGGTGAGTATGGGGTAAGTACTACTTTTAATGTGGCTGATTTATCTCCTTTTGATGTAGGTGATGATGGTCTAAATTCGAGGTCGAATTCTTTTCAAGAAGGAGGGAATGATGAGGACGTAATCCAAGACATAAATGATACAATGCAAAGCTTAGGAGGTCCTATGACAAGGGAACGTGCAAGAAGAGTCAATGATGCTTTAGTTCACTTCATGATCAAGTCAATAGAATGCATGAGCCAGATTGAAGAAAAAGAGCCCAAGTTTATTCTTATCATCCAAGCATGTGATAAAAGGCCCaataatgcataaataaataaaaataaaggaaataccaATAACCACACTATAATGGACGAAAATTGCAAGAGAAGTGGTAAATAAAGAATTGCCATTATTATGCCCTTTCAAGAACCCCACTATCTCTTctttattttgcactttctttgtaataactcaaCCCACTATCATGATAATTAGTGGCTGAAACTTTTGGTTTTCTTAGGAGTTAATTTTTACTTATTTCATCATCTTAAGccattcctatataaaggaggcatGTATCTTCTTTTTGGATCAATGATGTTTGGAAAGTTTACACATTGTGTAAGTGAGAGTATTTGCTCTTAGGTTCTGGATTGGACCAAAATTGATCTTATCAAGAAATCCTTTTCTTGTGGTGATCCTCATCCATAGGCTTATCATTCTCTCTTCGATTAGAAAGAGTGTGGCGCCCCTTCTACTTCATTCCATTTCTTATTTCTCCTTTATTTCATATCAATCTCGtttattttatatgcatgtatcaaacgctgtcattctttcaattataaggcagattacttcctctgagtcacaaaagaattaatattccaaaagttaacaaagttgttTCAGCAATTTTGAAGGAAATGCATAAGTCTCAAAGGTTAGTGCATATCAAGTGGTAATCAGAGCATATTCCAAAAAAATAAGGGCGGAAATGTGGTAAATTGTTTATATTCTTGTTCTTCATTATTATCCATTTatcattataaaaaaaattcGAAAAAAAAGGGGtataagaaaaaaaattaaaaaaaaaaggaTCTGGTTGTTAAAGATTGTGatgaaaaaaaaaatctattttttttcTTGCCACACTCTTAAAATTCTCCTGGTTTCCTTTGTTTTAGAGTCTTTTTTTTGGTTTGCTGTTTTTTTAAGTTTTTTGTGTGCTGATTATCATCTGAAATTGATTTCTTTGTGTTGATTCATTTTGGTTTCTCTAAAGAACTAAAAGAGCAAATTGAGTGGTAAAAGGCAGagtatttttattattaaaaaaaagccaaaaaaataaaataaaaaattgagTGAAACACGAGTGATTGAGTGTAAACACGTGAGTAGAGTGGTGAGGTCCATTTTTAAACACTTGTTCCTAATTTCACAAATATTTCACAATTATGTCTAGTCCACCTTCACCTAGACATGAATACACTTCAATAATTAGCAGTGGGAAATAAAGATTAAATAACAACATCACACACTAATTGCAACAATCATCAACATATCAAGTATTCTCATCCAGACGTCATAACACCAAAAAAAACACCAAATGCAACATAATGCAAATGTACTCGACAACTGACTcaacatgcatgtggtaccaaattATGAACACTTAGGTCCATTTCACTCCATGATCTccaccataggatcgattccctcttggaactGGAGCACACCAAAATCTGTACCATCATCATAGGCAACACTTTACTAATTCCTCAAtagaattagctactcgcactcGATCCCCACCGTATGATCAAGGCTCACCAAAACTGGACCGCAATCTGTACACTATGACGCATGAATTTCAACAACATGCAATATCACCAATTATCACCAAAATTACAGACAAAATTATCACTCAAAATTATCATCAAATTATCATCCAAAATTATTATCCAAAATTATAACTCGACAGAATTTTCAAGGAACTCTAAAACAACTCTAAAGTGTTCAAAAATGTTTTATGGACAACTATTGCACATAAATATAACTTTTATATACTCACTCGGCAACTTTAACAACTCTATGGACAACTCTAACAAAATTGAAAATAATTTAAGTTGACCAAATAATCCAATTGTTTATCTTTAACTTAGAACTCCAAAATATATTATACtaataatattaattttattattattattattattattattattattattattattattattattattattattattattatgaaaCATATTATTTATATACATGCCAGTAACATGAACACCTAAGTATTATATAAGCATGCGAGAATTTTATTTATATGTCGGTAACATGAGAAGCTATGTTTTATATAAGAATAGGAGAACCACAATGATGTTTAGGACGAGAGCTAAAATACCAATATATGAATGAAAGAAAAGTATCTACATAATTCTATAGTGCATACCTTTTATATAACTGAATCATTCTCCACGGTACATAAATCTCATATAATTGAATCACTTGCTATAGTATATAAATTCCATGTAACTGAATCATTCGATGTGTGTATTCAAAAGATCATTCGCTACTTAAATTTCATATATCCATTCACTACAGTATGCATGTAACCATATAATATCGGTTCCGAATTATATACATCAAATCACCCAAATTTAACATCAATATAATCAGTCAAACATGAATTTCTCATAAAAACATTGAATTCATCAAAATCACCATTCCTGTTGGATGTTAAGGAAACCTCTCTATCCTTTCATGATTTAACACACATAGATGAATAGTTTCTCCCTCCTTACCTTGATTTTCCAGCAAAACATCATTTACTTCTAAGAAATTCTTCTCTTAAACCCTAACTCTCCCTCTTTGCCTTTTTTGCTCTAACTCTGCAAAAATACGTACTGACTCTCTTAGGTTCtccaaattaattaattaattgaattcggggtgttacattgAGCAGAAAGACAAGCCGCTTCAAAATCCAGTCAATCTGAGATAATCACTTCGAGAAGTCTCTATAAGATTAAGTTAATCTAGGACAGTTACGTCGAGATTTAACGAATCTCTCAGAAGATCAGGTAGTCAGGGGGAAAACCATTTCAACTGATCACATCAAATAACATAACTCCTATAAACTCCATTGAGCAGAGGCAAGTCATCTTGATTGGTCGTACTCAGAAAGACAAAACGCCTGAGGCCTCCGTTGAGAATGGGAAAATTGTCTTGATAGACCA is a window of Lathyrus oleraceus cultivar Zhongwan6 chromosome 6, CAAS_Psat_ZW6_1.0, whole genome shotgun sequence DNA encoding:
- the LOC127094639 gene encoding uncharacterized protein LOC127094639, translated to MVPDTNLMSMALSRMSASKLGGLKKQLEELLEKKYPLLRIDDLMDQLVGAYVFSKIYLRSDYHQIRVKPDDISKTTFRTSGGIIVDPLKVDVVFEWETLKSTTEIQIFLGLACYYRSFIEGFSKLALPLNQLTRKGQAYL